The following proteins are encoded in a genomic region of Necator americanus strain Aroian chromosome II, whole genome shotgun sequence:
- a CDS encoding hypothetical protein (NECATOR_CHRII.G8622.T1), whose translation MRFLNIIVILLAVMVETAFSAPKQQSQLIRAKRQWGRPPYGGGFRPPYGGGFRPPYGHRPYPYENCAKYHEALAREFLALQNNSAAFLTFFLLAPVFLSLHNGLPPHSDVEVTPGFELRFTAEEVFDSGSPSAPKPISIINCYSPTPAADESELDAFYEELEEVVRNEKSFYKFVVGDFNAKLEKATEEEYRTGRFALRDRNENGNRLAGLLSAARLFHGNSLFMKKDHRWWTWESPNGATRAEIDHILTNRKWCLLDVSVVPSFCSGSDHRLLRAKIRLSHTMEKNICYRQRRRKEAVYDDCVLEDSLSQGD comes from the exons ATGCGTTTCTTAAACATAATCGTAATTTTACTAGCAGTTATGGTCGAAACAGCGTTTTCAGCACCGAAGCAGCAGTCTCA GTTAATTCGAGCGAAACGTCAGTGGGGTCGACCACCCTATGGCGGCGGATTTCGACCGCCCTACGGCGGCGGATTTCGACCACCTTACGGACACCGGCCGTATCCCTACG AAAATTGTGCAAAATATCATGAAGCACTTGCCAGAGAATTTCTCGCTCTACAAAATAACAGTGCtgcatttttaactttttttttactggctCCTGTTTTCCTTagcctccacaacggtttaccgcctcatagtgacGTGGAGGTGACACCGGGCTTCGAACTGCGATTTACAGCAGAG GaagtctttgattctggatcGCCCTCTGCACCAAAACCCATcagcatcatcaactgctactcaccaacaccagcagctgatgaatccgaattggacgcgttttacgaggagctggaggaagtagtccgcaacgagaagtccttctacaaattcgttgtcggagacttcaacgcaaaactagaaaaggccacagaagaggaatacaggactGGAAGATTTGCACTaagggaccggaatgaaaatggcaatcgtctcgccgggttgttgtccgccgctcgcctctttcatgggaactctcttttcatgaaaaaagatcatcgttggtggacatgggaatcgcccaatggcgcgactcgtgcggagatcgaccacatactcaccaaccggaagtggtgtctacttgacgtctcagtagtaccatccttttgtagtggttctgatcaccgtctccttcgtgcgaaaatacgacttagccacacgatggaaaagaacatctgctatcggcaacggaggagaaaagaagccgtctacgacgattgtgTACTCGAGGACTCGTTGTCTCAAGGTGACtag
- a CDS encoding hypothetical protein (NECATOR_CHRII.G8622.T2), with the protein MVETAFSAPKQQSQLIRAKRQWGRPPYGGGFRPPYGGGFRPPYGHRPYPYENCAKYHEALAREFLALQNNSAAFLTFFLLAPVFLSLHNGLPPHSDVEVTPGFELRFTAEEVFDSGSPSAPKPISIINCYSPTPAADESELDAFYEELEEVVRNEKSFYKFVVGDFNAKLEKATEEEYRTGRFALRDRNENGNRLAGLLSAARLFHGNSLFMKKDHRWWTWESPNGATRAEIDHILTNRKWCLLDVSVVPSFCSGSDHRLLRAKIRLSHTMEKNICYRQRRRKEAVYDDCVLEDSLSQGD; encoded by the exons ATGGTCGAAACAGCGTTTTCAGCACCGAAGCAGCAGTCTCA GTTAATTCGAGCGAAACGTCAGTGGGGTCGACCACCCTATGGCGGCGGATTTCGACCGCCCTACGGCGGCGGATTTCGACCACCTTACGGACACCGGCCGTATCCCTACG AAAATTGTGCAAAATATCATGAAGCACTTGCCAGAGAATTTCTCGCTCTACAAAATAACAGTGCtgcatttttaactttttttttactggctCCTGTTTTCCTTagcctccacaacggtttaccgcctcatagtgacGTGGAGGTGACACCGGGCTTCGAACTGCGATTTACAGCAGAG GaagtctttgattctggatcGCCCTCTGCACCAAAACCCATcagcatcatcaactgctactcaccaacaccagcagctgatgaatccgaattggacgcgttttacgaggagctggaggaagtagtccgcaacgagaagtccttctacaaattcgttgtcggagacttcaacgcaaaactagaaaaggccacagaagaggaatacaggactGGAAGATTTGCACTaagggaccggaatgaaaatggcaatcgtctcgccgggttgttgtccgccgctcgcctctttcatgggaactctcttttcatgaaaaaagatcatcgttggtggacatgggaatcgcccaatggcgcgactcgtgcggagatcgaccacatactcaccaaccggaagtggtgtctacttgacgtctcagtagtaccatccttttgtagtggttctgatcaccgtctccttcgtgcgaaaatacgacttagccacacgatggaaaagaacatctgctatcggcaacggaggagaaaagaagccgtctacgacgattgtgTACTCGAGGACTCGTTGTCTCAAGGTGACtag
- a CDS encoding hypothetical protein (NECATOR_CHRII.G8623.T1) — MLLRGLRACAERASKPRTTNLDRISKTTKELLERRRALRLDPNASHIERLVASTSCRKALQEDLLKYRQKKILEAAQRKTSLKKCRRDLREYNILLAALLNEDGTRTSSRREMEIITERFYSNLFCSSTPVSSPNISAGEAPPRILPSEV; from the coding sequence atgctgctcagaggattacgagcctgtgctgaacgtgcctcgaagccgcgcacgacaaacttggatcgaatttcgaagaccaccaaggaattgttggaaagaagaagggctttgaggcttgatccgaatgcatcgcacattgagcggttagtagcaagcactagctgcagaaaagcgttgcaggaggatcttctgaagtacaggcagaagaagattctggaagcagcacaaagaaaaacgagtctaaagaagtgccgcagggatctccgcgaatataatattctgctagcagccttgctgaacgaagacgggactcgcacgtcttctcgtcgtgagatggaaatcattacggagaggttctactcgaaccttttctgttcatcaactcctgtgtcaagcccgaacATCTCcgctggcgaagctccaccacggattctcccttcggaagtgtga